From the genome of Pseudomonas yamanorum, one region includes:
- a CDS encoding 2-aminoadipate transaminase, giving the protein MSRETISQSISIVHPISLSHGKNAEVWDTTGKRYIDFVGGIGVLNLGHCHPRVVEAIREQATKLTHYAFNAAPHAPYIELMDRLTAFIPVDYPVSGMLTNSGAEAAENALKIVRGATGRTAVIAFDGAFHGRTLATLNLNGKVAPYKQKVGVLPGPVFHLPFPSRDNGVTCGEALKAMDRLFSVEIDVDDVACFIIEPVQGEGGFLTLDMEFAQALRRFCDEKNILLIADEIQSGFGRTGQRFAFSRLGIEPDLILLGKSIAGGVPLGAVVGRKTLLDNLPKGGLGGTYSGNPIACAAALATLGEMTDEHLKSWGTQQEEAIVSRYESWHSKKLSPYLGRLTGVGAMRGIELANADGSPASQQLTQLLALAREAGLLLMPSGKSRHIIRLLAPLTIEAAVLEEGLDILEGCLAKLA; this is encoded by the coding sequence ATGAGCCGCGAAACCATCAGCCAGTCGATTTCCATCGTCCACCCCATCAGCCTCAGCCACGGCAAGAACGCCGAAGTCTGGGACACCACGGGCAAGCGCTACATCGACTTTGTCGGCGGCATCGGCGTGCTCAACCTGGGTCATTGCCATCCGCGTGTGGTCGAGGCGATTCGCGAGCAGGCGACCAAACTCACCCACTACGCCTTTAACGCCGCGCCTCACGCGCCCTACATCGAACTGATGGACCGCCTCACCGCGTTCATTCCGGTGGACTACCCGGTCAGTGGAATGCTCACCAACAGTGGCGCGGAAGCGGCGGAAAACGCCTTGAAAATCGTCCGCGGCGCGACGGGTCGCACCGCGGTCATTGCCTTTGACGGGGCGTTTCACGGACGCACCCTGGCCACCTTGAACCTCAATGGCAAGGTCGCGCCGTACAAACAAAAAGTCGGCGTACTGCCGGGGCCGGTGTTCCACCTGCCCTTCCCCAGTCGCGACAACGGCGTGACCTGCGGCGAAGCGCTGAAGGCAATGGACCGCCTGTTCAGCGTGGAAATCGACGTCGACGACGTGGCCTGTTTCATCATCGAGCCGGTGCAGGGCGAAGGGGGGTTCCTGACCCTGGACATGGAATTCGCCCAGGCCCTGCGCCGCTTTTGCGACGAGAAAAATATCCTGTTGATTGCCGATGAAATTCAGTCCGGCTTCGGCCGTACCGGCCAGCGCTTCGCGTTCTCACGCCTGGGGATCGAGCCGGACCTGATTCTGCTGGGCAAAAGCATCGCCGGCGGTGTGCCGCTCGGCGCAGTAGTCGGTCGCAAAACGTTGCTCGACAACCTGCCCAAAGGCGGCCTGGGCGGCACCTATTCCGGCAACCCGATTGCTTGCGCGGCGGCGTTGGCGACCCTGGGTGAAATGACTGATGAACACCTGAAAAGTTGGGGCACGCAGCAGGAGGAAGCCATCGTCAGCCGCTATGAATCATGGCATTCGAAAAAGCTCTCGCCGTACCTCGGCCGCTTGACCGGCGTGGGCGCCATGCGTGGTATCGAACTGGCCAATGCCGACGGCAGCCCGGCATCACAACAGCTGACCCAACTGCTGGCCCTGGCCCGCGAGGCGGGTTTGCTGCTGATGCCCAGCGGTAAATCACGGCACATCATCCGCCTGCTGGCGCCGTTGACGATTGAGGCGGCGGTGCTGGAGGAAGGGCTGGATATTCTTGAGGGATGTTTGGCGAAGTTGGCTTAA
- a CDS encoding DUF1640 domain-containing protein: MANDLKDNVSYLRQEYRQGSSSGCDRKGGAGGGGNGGENDLEKRISQVEARLERVETKLDGMQEHMTTKSDLMQTKIDLLEATSRLDLSIANFRTDMQSLETRLLKWFVGTAGALSAIAFGVARLVH, encoded by the coding sequence ATGGCGAATGACCTCAAAGATAATGTGAGCTATCTTCGCCAGGAGTACCGTCAAGGTTCGTCATCAGGCTGCGACCGCAAAGGCGGCGCAGGCGGTGGGGGCAACGGAGGAGAAAACGATTTGGAAAAGCGTATTTCGCAAGTTGAGGCAAGGCTGGAGCGCGTCGAGACGAAGCTGGATGGCATGCAAGAGCACATGACTACCAAGTCCGATCTGATGCAGACCAAAATCGACCTGCTTGAAGCGACCTCTAGATTGGATCTTTCAATCGCCAATTTCAGAACGGATATGCAATCGTTGGAAACCCGGCTGTTGAAATGGTTTGTCGGAACGGCTGGAGCCTTGTCTGCCATCGCATTTGGCGTCGCCCGACTCGTTCACTGA
- a CDS encoding carbohydrate porin: protein MPAFSNLRLCAALLPFGLFNCAQAGPAFDAESPWMLGDFGGTRTALSQQGYDFKFDYTGEMGSNLHGGSDHDRTARYSDQFGLGTHLDLQKILGWHDAEFQLTVTERSGNNITNDRVNDQRVGGFTSSQEVWGRGQTWRLTQMWYQQKFFDQKLDIKAGRFGEGEDFNSFPCDFQNLAFCGSQVGNWVGSIWYNWPVSQWALRIKYHLTPELYAQVGAYEQNPSNLDRGNGFKLSGSGTQGTLLPVELVWTPTLNGLPGEYRAGYYYSSAKASDVYKDRNDQPAALSGEAYRSASSKHGVWLGVQQQVTSLASDHSRGLSVFANGTMHDKKTNAVDNYVQAGVVYKGLFDARAKDDIGFAVARVHVNPAYRKNAEATNQARAVFDFDDPAYLPLQHTEYSAELYYGVHVTNWLTIRPNLQYIRHPGAVAQVDDALIGGIKLQSSF from the coding sequence ATGCCTGCTTTCTCAAACCTGCGCCTGTGCGCTGCGCTGCTACCGTTCGGCCTGTTCAACTGTGCCCAGGCCGGCCCTGCCTTTGACGCTGAATCACCGTGGATGCTGGGCGATTTCGGCGGCACTCGGACAGCGCTGTCTCAACAAGGCTACGACTTCAAGTTCGACTACACCGGCGAGATGGGCAGTAACCTGCACGGCGGCTCAGACCACGACCGCACCGCGCGCTACAGCGATCAGTTCGGCCTGGGTACGCACCTGGATTTGCAGAAGATCCTCGGCTGGCATGACGCGGAGTTCCAGTTGACGGTGACCGAGCGCAGCGGCAACAACATCACTAACGACCGCGTTAACGATCAGCGTGTGGGCGGGTTCACCTCGTCCCAGGAAGTCTGGGGCCGTGGCCAGACCTGGCGCCTGACGCAGATGTGGTATCAGCAGAAGTTCTTCGACCAGAAACTCGACATCAAGGCCGGGCGTTTTGGCGAAGGCGAAGATTTCAACAGCTTCCCCTGCGACTTCCAGAACCTCGCGTTCTGCGGCTCCCAGGTCGGCAACTGGGTGGGCAGCATCTGGTACAACTGGCCGGTGAGCCAGTGGGCGTTGCGGATCAAGTATCACCTGACGCCTGAGTTGTACGCTCAGGTCGGCGCCTATGAACAGAATCCGTCCAACCTGGATCGCGGCAATGGCTTCAAGCTCAGTGGCAGCGGCACCCAAGGAACCCTGCTCCCGGTGGAACTGGTGTGGACGCCCACCCTGAACGGTCTGCCCGGCGAATACCGCGCCGGTTACTACTACAGCAGCGCCAAAGCCAGCGACGTCTATAAAGACCGCAACGACCAGCCGGCAGCCCTCAGCGGCGAAGCCTATCGCAGCGCCTCCAGTAAACACGGGGTGTGGCTGGGGGTGCAGCAGCAAGTCACCAGCCTGGCCAGCGACCATTCGCGAGGCTTGAGCGTGTTCGCCAACGGCACGATGCACGACAAGAAAACCAACGCTGTGGATAACTACGTGCAGGCGGGTGTGGTCTACAAGGGCCTGTTCGATGCCCGCGCCAAGGACGATATCGGCTTTGCCGTCGCCCGGGTGCACGTCAACCCGGCCTATCGCAAAAACGCCGAGGCGACGAACCAGGCCCGCGCCGTCTTCGACTTCGATGACCCGGCCTACCTGCCCCTGCAACACACCGAATACAGCGCCGAACTCTATTACGGCGTGCACGTCACCAACTGGCTGACGATACGCCCGAACCTGCAATACATCCGTCACCCCGGGGCCGTTGCCCAGGTGGATGACGCGCTGATTGGCGGGATCAAGCTGCAAAGTTCCTTCTGA
- a CDS encoding glucose/quinate/shikimate family membrane-bound PQQ-dependent dehydrogenase, with the protein MSTDGASSPSRLLPRLLGILLLIMGLALLAGGIKLSMLGGSLYYLLAGLGITVTGLLLLAARRAALGLYALVLFASTVWALWEVGLDWWQLVPRLALLFALGIVMLLPWFRRPLLRGQASPLGTGALSVAVVLAGAAALASQFTDPGAMVKKGQLDRDAVPGMASAAPAQADGDWNSYGRSAFGDRYSPLAQITPENAHKLVPAWTFRTGDIPGPGDPGETTAENTPLKVNGMLYVCTPHSQVIALDPDTGKEIWRFDPKISTEGAANFKGWAHMTCRGVSYHDDAVYASEQSPTGSASPAAAPNACPKRIFVPTADTRLIALNADTGKMCEDFGDKGQVDLRANIGTFAPGGYYSTSPPAVTKNLVVIGGHVTDNVSTDEPSGVIRAFDVHTGKLVWNWDSGNPDDTTPLAEGKTYTRNSPNMWSMFAVDEKLGMLYLPMGNQMPDQYGGDRTPDSEKYSAGLTALDIDSGHVKWTFQFTHHDLWDMDVGGQPSLIDIKTADGVKKAVMASTKQGSIYTLDRTNGQPVVPINEIPVPQGAVAGDHTAPTQPKSDLNFMPPPLKERDMWGVTPFDQMLCRIDFKSMRYDGPFTPPSLQGSIVYPGNFGVFDWGGISVDPVRQIAFVNPSYMAFKSKLIPAADIAKQGPRVSETEGVQPNKGAPYGVILEAMLSPLGLPCQAPAWGYVAAVDLTNHQTIWMHKNGTVRDSSPVPIPLTMGVPSLGGTFTTAGGVSFLSGTLDQYLRAYDVKNGKQLWEGRLPAGAQTTPMTYTGKDGKQYVLVMAGGHGSLGTKQGDYVMAFKLPD; encoded by the coding sequence ATGAGCACTGATGGTGCTTCAAGTCCAAGTCGCCTGCTGCCCAGGCTACTGGGGATCTTGCTGCTGATAATGGGCCTGGCCTTGTTGGCCGGGGGGATCAAGCTGAGCATGCTCGGCGGGTCGCTGTATTACCTGCTGGCCGGTCTCGGCATCACCGTCACCGGTCTGTTGCTGCTGGCAGCACGCCGCGCGGCGCTGGGCTTGTACGCACTGGTGCTGTTTGCCAGCACCGTCTGGGCGCTGTGGGAAGTCGGCCTGGACTGGTGGCAGTTGGTGCCGCGCCTGGCCCTGCTGTTCGCCCTCGGCATCGTCATGCTGCTCCCATGGTTCCGCCGTCCATTGCTGCGTGGCCAAGCCTCGCCGCTAGGCACTGGCGCCCTGAGCGTCGCCGTCGTACTGGCCGGTGCCGCCGCCTTGGCCAGCCAATTCACCGACCCGGGTGCCATGGTCAAGAAAGGCCAACTGGACCGCGATGCGGTGCCAGGCATGGCCAGCGCCGCGCCAGCTCAGGCCGATGGTGACTGGAACTCCTATGGCCGCTCGGCCTTCGGTGATCGTTACTCGCCACTCGCGCAGATCACTCCGGAAAACGCCCACAAGCTGGTGCCAGCCTGGACGTTCCGTACTGGCGACATCCCTGGCCCAGGCGATCCCGGTGAAACCACCGCGGAAAACACCCCGCTGAAAGTCAACGGCATGCTCTACGTGTGCACGCCTCACAGCCAGGTCATTGCCCTGGATCCAGACACCGGCAAGGAAATCTGGCGTTTCGACCCGAAGATCAGCACCGAAGGCGCTGCAAACTTCAAAGGTTGGGCGCACATGACCTGCCGTGGCGTGTCGTATCACGATGACGCCGTGTATGCCTCCGAGCAAAGCCCGACTGGCAGCGCCAGCCCGGCCGCCGCGCCGAATGCCTGCCCGAAACGCATCTTCGTACCTACCGCCGACACCCGTCTGATCGCCCTGAACGCCGACACCGGCAAGATGTGCGAAGACTTCGGTGACAAGGGCCAGGTCGACCTGCGTGCCAACATCGGCACCTTCGCCCCAGGCGGTTACTACTCCACCTCGCCACCGGCTGTTACCAAGAACCTGGTAGTGATCGGCGGTCACGTGACCGACAACGTCTCCACCGACGAGCCTAGCGGCGTGATCCGCGCGTTCGACGTGCACACCGGCAAGCTGGTGTGGAACTGGGACAGCGGCAACCCGGACGACACTACCCCGTTGGCCGAGGGCAAGACCTACACCCGCAACTCGCCAAACATGTGGTCGATGTTCGCGGTGGACGAAAAACTCGGCATGCTCTACCTGCCGATGGGTAACCAGATGCCCGACCAGTACGGCGGCGACCGGACTCCGGATTCCGAGAAGTACAGCGCCGGCCTGACTGCCCTGGACATCGATAGCGGCCACGTGAAATGGACCTTCCAGTTCACTCACCATGATCTGTGGGACATGGACGTGGGCGGCCAGCCTTCGCTGATCGACATCAAGACCGCTGACGGCGTGAAAAAAGCGGTAATGGCGTCGACCAAGCAAGGCAGCATCTACACCCTGGACCGCACCAACGGTCAGCCCGTGGTGCCGATCAATGAAATCCCTGTACCGCAAGGCGCAGTGGCCGGCGATCACACCGCACCGACCCAACCGAAATCCGACCTGAACTTCATGCCACCGCCCCTCAAGGAGCGTGACATGTGGGGCGTGACGCCGTTCGACCAGATGCTGTGCCGGATTGACTTCAAATCCATGCGCTACGACGGTCCGTTCACCCCGCCATCGCTGCAAGGCTCGATCGTTTACCCGGGTAACTTTGGCGTGTTCGACTGGGGCGGCATTTCCGTCGACCCGGTGCGCCAGATTGCCTTCGTGAACCCGAGCTACATGGCGTTCAAATCGAAACTGATCCCGGCCGCCGACATCGCCAAGCAAGGCCCACGGGTCAGCGAAACCGAAGGCGTGCAGCCGAACAAAGGCGCGCCGTACGGCGTGATCCTCGAAGCCATGCTGTCGCCACTGGGCCTGCCGTGCCAGGCGCCGGCGTGGGGTTATGTGGCCGCGGTCGACCTGACCAACCACCAGACCATCTGGATGCACAAGAACGGCACCGTGCGTGACAGCTCGCCGGTCCCGATTCCACTGACCATGGGCGTACCAAGCCTGGGCGGGACCTTCACCACTGCCGGTGGCGTGTCCTTCCTCAGCGGTACCCTTGACCAGTACCTGCGTGCCTATGACGTGAAAAACGGCAAGCAACTGTGGGAAGGCCGCCTGCCAGCAGGCGCGCAAACCACACCGATGACCTACACCGGCAAGGACGGCAAGCAGTACGTGCTGGTCATGGCCGGCGGTCATGGTTCCCTGGGCACCAAGCAGGGCGACTATGTGATGGCGTTTAAACTGCCGGATTAA
- a CDS encoding putative bifunctional diguanylate cyclase/phosphodiesterase, with protein sequence MRWRHTFQTRIAGVLALLLLVVVAAVYFAVKTATNSAVENQAQVQLETGSQVFERLLDLRGRRLQYGLNWLTADLPFRQSVAEGEPAEILAALRRHGTGLTSSEVFVLGLDGNVMVSTLQALTPGQAFPYNDALRQARRSGLQMLIVALDGRPFLLVQQEVVDPTPIALVVMGLPMDEIFASELRSMSNLEVSFLSVQHGQPGELFSTQPEAFQTSITSDLQAPYINPEAQLNLFHGQRYLSQVLPLGNTAEGGEVRVLLQSPLDHALESFAPLDRQFLAIALVVLLVSLAGALFLARRVSRPLNALVQAAERIGAGDYRTPVRVRSHDEFGLLAEAFNAMQTGIAVRERQLAHNALHDPLTGLPNRALAMERLGSAISAGRPVVLLYLGIENYRVINEGYGPEGVEEMLREASRCLLSSLSASDTAARITGSEFLLLLENTEIDRVVALADRLYGLLTEPQRIGGDELRHEVSIGIAAYPADGQQVEELISRAAIARHDAAAFPGYLQIYQQDRDLAHQRQISLIRDLRRAPAEGELYLCYQPKLDLHHGHVSQAEALLRWQHPTLGLVSPAEFIPLAERTGSMGNLTHWVIEEAIRQLAEWEVRGLQVQLSVNISVDDLADDSLALRVTELLAHYGVSARRLIFEITESAIMHNPVQALSVLEQLRGCGISLSVDDFGTGYSSLAQLQRLPVQELKIDQSFIRNLDSTSGDGVIVRSTIEMSHNLGLKVVAEGVEFEPSLKLLKLWKCDTAQGYLISRPLNAMAFEMWMRRERVPV encoded by the coding sequence ATGAGGTGGCGCCATACATTTCAAACCCGGATCGCCGGGGTGCTGGCGCTGCTGTTACTGGTGGTGGTGGCTGCGGTGTACTTCGCCGTGAAGACCGCGACCAATAGCGCCGTGGAAAACCAGGCCCAGGTGCAATTGGAAACCGGCAGCCAAGTGTTCGAGCGCTTGCTCGACCTGCGTGGCCGGCGTCTGCAATACGGTTTGAACTGGCTCACGGCAGACCTGCCCTTCCGCCAGTCTGTCGCCGAGGGCGAGCCCGCCGAGATTCTCGCTGCCCTGCGCCGGCATGGCACCGGCCTGACGTCCAGTGAAGTGTTTGTGCTGGGCCTCGACGGCAACGTGATGGTCAGCACGTTACAGGCGTTGACCCCCGGCCAGGCCTTTCCCTACAACGACGCCTTGCGCCAGGCCCGGCGCAGCGGCCTGCAAATGTTGATCGTGGCCCTGGATGGCCGGCCTTTTCTGCTGGTACAGCAGGAAGTCGTCGACCCCACACCGATTGCCCTTGTTGTCATGGGCTTGCCTATGGACGAAATCTTCGCCAGTGAATTGCGCTCCATGAGCAACCTGGAAGTGTCGTTCCTCAGTGTGCAGCACGGCCAGCCTGGCGAATTGTTCAGCACTCAGCCCGAGGCATTCCAGACATCAATTACCAGCGACTTGCAGGCTCCGTACATCAATCCTGAGGCGCAACTGAACCTGTTTCACGGCCAGCGTTATCTCAGCCAGGTGTTGCCTTTGGGCAACACCGCAGAGGGCGGTGAGGTGCGGGTGCTGCTGCAAAGTCCTCTGGACCACGCCCTTGAATCCTTCGCGCCGCTGGATCGGCAATTTCTCGCGATCGCCCTGGTGGTGCTGCTGGTGTCGTTGGCGGGCGCTTTGTTTTTGGCGCGGAGAGTTTCGCGTCCACTCAATGCGCTGGTGCAGGCGGCCGAGCGTATCGGTGCCGGCGACTACCGGACGCCGGTGCGGGTGCGCAGCCATGATGAGTTCGGCCTGTTGGCCGAGGCCTTCAACGCCATGCAAACCGGGATCGCGGTGCGCGAGCGGCAACTGGCCCACAACGCGCTGCACGACCCGCTTACCGGCCTGCCCAACCGGGCGCTGGCCATGGAACGCCTCGGCAGTGCCATCAGCGCCGGTCGGCCCGTGGTGTTGCTGTATCTGGGGATTGAGAACTACCGCGTGATTAACGAAGGCTACGGCCCGGAAGGCGTGGAAGAAATGCTCCGCGAAGCCAGCCGCTGCCTGCTGTCGAGCCTCTCGGCCAGTGACACCGCTGCGCGCATCACCGGCAGCGAGTTTTTGCTGTTGCTGGAAAACACCGAGATTGACCGCGTCGTGGCCCTGGCTGACCGCTTGTATGGGCTGCTGACCGAGCCCCAGCGCATTGGCGGTGATGAACTGCGCCATGAAGTGAGCATCGGCATCGCCGCGTACCCGGCCGACGGCCAGCAGGTTGAAGAGCTGATCAGCCGCGCCGCCATTGCCCGTCACGATGCGGCAGCGTTCCCGGGTTATTTACAGATTTACCAACAGGACCGCGACCTCGCTCACCAACGGCAGATCAGCCTGATCCGTGACCTGCGCCGGGCACCGGCGGAGGGCGAGTTGTACCTGTGTTATCAGCCCAAGCTCGACTTGCACCATGGGCATGTGAGCCAGGCCGAAGCGCTGTTGCGCTGGCAACATCCGACCCTCGGGCTGGTATCGCCCGCCGAGTTCATTCCCTTGGCCGAGCGCACCGGCAGCATGGGCAACCTTACCCACTGGGTGATCGAAGAAGCCATTCGTCAATTGGCCGAGTGGGAGGTGCGCGGGTTGCAGGTGCAGTTGTCGGTGAACATCTCGGTGGATGACCTGGCCGATGACAGCCTGGCCCTGCGGGTGACCGAGCTGTTGGCGCACTATGGCGTATCGGCCCGGCGATTGATCTTCGAAATCACCGAAAGCGCGATCATGCACAACCCGGTTCAGGCCCTCAGCGTGCTGGAGCAACTGCGCGGTTGTGGCATCAGCCTGTCGGTGGACGACTTCGGCACCGGCTATTCATCCCTGGCGCAACTGCAACGCCTGCCGGTGCAGGAGCTGAAGATCGATCAGTCATTCATACGCAATCTCGACAGTACCTCCGGCGACGGCGTGATCGTGCGCTCGACCATCGAAATGAGTCACAACCTGGGGCTCAAGGTGGTGGCTGAAGGCGTGGAGTTCGAGCCCAGCCTCAAGCTGCTCAAGCTCTGGAAGTGCGACACGGCCCAAGGCTATTTGATCAGCCGGCCCTTGAACGCCATGGCTTTCGAAATGTGGATGCGCCGCGAACGTGTGCCGGTGTGA
- a CDS encoding ABC transporter substrate-binding protein: MITLRVLGTSVTLLECLRVRAEKELGIRLVYQVHDVEQAQRIAVMQPDSYDLYDQWFHNVDFVWPARAIQPIDTRRIALWHEINDLPKRGRLSANDRLGSGSVPSERLFVQHDGSLGSTVTERISMLPLTHNADSFAYRPERLPEGFNRANESWGWLLDPAWGARTALQSDAAIGALDAALAVQGAGLASFKDIGNMSIEEIDVLADILVRKQKEGHFAAFWSDDEEAAQLMLSPSIDIQSLWSPTLMRLHRAGVKYRLAVPREGYRAWFGGLSLSRHAKGPVLDAAYAYLNWWLSGWPGAVMARQGYYIGNPARSRDHLSSAEWDYWYAGLPAREELLGSDGLPLIDVGEVRDGGSYEQRMGHIAVWNSVMDEHNYLVRRWGDFMRARG; the protein is encoded by the coding sequence ATGATCACGCTCCGCGTCCTCGGTACCTCGGTGACCTTGCTTGAATGCCTGCGTGTGCGAGCGGAAAAAGAGCTGGGTATTCGTCTGGTGTACCAAGTGCACGATGTGGAGCAGGCCCAGCGCATCGCGGTGATGCAGCCGGACAGCTACGACCTCTACGACCAGTGGTTTCACAACGTCGATTTCGTGTGGCCGGCCCGGGCGATCCAGCCGATCGACACCCGGCGCATCGCGCTATGGCATGAGATCAACGACCTGCCCAAGCGCGGACGTTTGTCCGCCAACGACCGCCTGGGCAGCGGCAGTGTGCCCAGCGAGCGCCTCTTCGTGCAGCACGATGGCAGCCTCGGCAGCACCGTGACCGAACGCATCAGCATGTTGCCCCTGACCCACAACGCCGACAGTTTCGCCTACCGCCCCGAGCGCTTGCCCGAAGGGTTCAACCGCGCCAATGAGAGCTGGGGCTGGCTGCTCGACCCGGCCTGGGGCGCACGCACTGCGCTGCAGAGTGACGCCGCCATCGGTGCCCTCGACGCGGCGCTGGCCGTGCAAGGCGCGGGGCTCGCGAGCTTCAAGGACATCGGCAACATGAGCATCGAAGAGATCGATGTGCTGGCGGATATCCTTGTACGCAAGCAGAAGGAAGGGCACTTCGCGGCGTTCTGGTCGGATGACGAAGAGGCGGCGCAATTGATGCTCAGCCCGAGCATCGACATCCAGAGTTTGTGGTCACCGACCCTGATGCGCCTGCACCGGGCCGGGGTCAAATACCGCTTGGCGGTACCCCGTGAAGGTTATCGCGCCTGGTTCGGCGGGTTGTCGTTGTCGCGCCATGCCAAGGGCCCGGTGCTGGATGCGGCCTATGCCTACCTCAACTGGTGGCTGTCCGGCTGGCCAGGTGCGGTGATGGCGCGCCAGGGGTACTACATCGGCAACCCGGCCCGCAGCCGTGATCACCTGAGCAGCGCCGAGTGGGATTACTGGTACGCCGGCCTGCCCGCGCGGGAAGAGCTGTTGGGCAGCGATGGCTTGCCGTTGATTGATGTGGGCGAAGTGCGCGACGGGGGCTCCTATGAGCAGCGCATGGGGCACATCGCGGTGTGGAACTCGGTGATGGACGAGCACAACTACCTGGTGCGGCGCTGGGGGGATTTCATGCGGGCGCGTGGCTGA
- a CDS encoding CobW family GTP-binding protein produces MSIALNVITGFLGSGKTTLLKRLLQGESLGDTALLINEFGDVGIDHLLVEEVAPDTVLLPSGCVCCSIRGELKDALLGLLQRRERGEIPAFKRVILETTGLADPAPILATLNNDVQLRGRFHIGLVVTLVDASHAALQERLHPEWLAQVAAADRLLLSKTDLVEDCGPLRTHLQALNAGTPILNTCDIDSGDQLLLGEGLRSAEPAAEVSRWKLHQTTAANHGAAQVCCLTFDQPLDWVGFGVWLSMLLRCHGERILRVKGLLNVNASNAPIVIHGVQHCLHAPVHLPAWPGTDRQSRLVFILRGLDPALLRRSFEVFSRRFAA; encoded by the coding sequence ATGAGCATCGCCCTCAACGTCATCACCGGCTTCCTCGGCAGCGGCAAGACCACCTTGCTCAAGCGCCTGCTGCAAGGTGAAAGCCTCGGCGACACGGCGTTGCTGATCAATGAATTCGGCGACGTCGGCATTGACCATCTGCTGGTGGAAGAAGTGGCCCCGGACACGGTGCTGCTGCCCAGCGGCTGCGTCTGCTGTTCGATTCGCGGCGAGTTGAAAGACGCCTTGCTCGGCCTGTTGCAGCGTCGTGAGCGGGGCGAGATTCCGGCCTTCAAACGGGTGATCCTGGAAACCACCGGCCTGGCCGACCCGGCGCCGATTCTCGCCACCTTGAATAACGACGTGCAACTGCGCGGGCGCTTTCATATCGGGCTGGTGGTGACGCTGGTGGACGCCAGCCACGCCGCCTTGCAAGAGCGCCTGCACCCGGAATGGCTGGCGCAAGTGGCCGCCGCCGATCGCCTGCTGTTGAGCAAGACCGACCTCGTCGAAGACTGCGGCCCGTTGCGCACGCACTTGCAGGCACTGAACGCCGGTACGCCGATCCTCAATACCTGTGACATCGACAGCGGCGATCAACTGCTGCTGGGCGAAGGCCTGCGCAGCGCCGAACCCGCTGCCGAAGTCAGCCGCTGGAAACTCCATCAAACCACCGCCGCCAACCACGGCGCCGCACAAGTCTGCTGCCTGACCTTCGATCAGCCGCTGGATTGGGTCGGTTTCGGGGTCTGGTTATCGATGCTGTTAAGATGCCACGGCGAACGTATTCTTCGCGTCAAAGGACTGCTCAACGTGAACGCCAGTAACGCTCCCATCGTCATTCATGGCGTGCAGCATTGCCTGCATGCCCCGGTTCACCTGCCTGCCTGGCCGGGGACCGATCGGCAATCACGCCTGGTGTTTATCCTGCGCGGTCTCGACCCGGCGTTGCTGCGTCGTTCCTTCGAAGTGTTCTCCAGAAGGTTCGCCGCATGA
- a CDS encoding SDR family NAD(P)-dependent oxidoreductase: MPQLANRRAVITGAGSGIGAAIAYAVEGARLLLADRDAGTLAETAITCRNLGAEVLECVADVGTVDGAQASVDACVTHYGGIDILVNNAGMLTQARCVDLTLDMWNDMLRVDLTSVFVASQRALPHMIAQRWGRIINVASQLGIKGGAELTHYAAAKAGVIGFTKSLALEVAKDNVLVNAIAPGPIETPLVGGISDTWKRAKAAELPLGRFGLADEVAPTAVLLASEPGGNLFVGQTLGPNSGDVMP; the protein is encoded by the coding sequence ATGCCCCAACTCGCTAACCGCCGCGCCGTGATCACCGGTGCCGGCAGCGGCATCGGCGCCGCCATCGCCTACGCCGTCGAAGGTGCGCGCCTGCTACTGGCCGACCGCGACGCCGGCACCCTCGCCGAAACCGCCATCACTTGCCGTAACCTCGGCGCCGAGGTCCTCGAATGCGTGGCCGATGTCGGCACCGTCGACGGCGCCCAGGCCAGCGTCGATGCCTGTGTCACCCACTACGGTGGCATCGACATCCTGGTCAACAACGCCGGCATGCTGACCCAGGCCCGGTGCGTCGACCTCACCCTCGACATGTGGAACGACATGCTGCGGGTTGACCTCACCAGCGTGTTCGTCGCCAGCCAGCGCGCCTTGCCTCACATGATCGCCCAGCGCTGGGGCCGGATCATCAACGTCGCCTCGCAACTGGGGATCAAGGGCGGCGCCGAGTTGACGCACTATGCAGCGGCAAAGGCCGGCGTGATCGGCTTCACTAAATCCCTGGCCCTGGAAGTGGCCAAGGACAACGTACTGGTCAACGCCATTGCGCCCGGGCCGATTGAGACGCCGTTGGTAGGCGGCATCAGCGACACTTGGAAACGCGCCAAGGCCGCCGAGCTGCCGCTGGGCCGTTTCGGTCTGGCGGACGAAGTGGCGCCCACCGCTGTGTTATTGGCCAGCGAGCCCGGCGGCAATCTGTTCGTCGGCCAGACCCTGGGCCCGAACTCCGGCGATGTCATGCCATGA